A section of the Clostridium omnivorum genome encodes:
- a CDS encoding ABC transporter ATP-binding protein: MAGLSLKNIYKVYSGNVTAVKDFNLEIEDKEFIVFVGPSGCGKSTTLRMIAGLEEISQGELKIGEKVVNDVAPKDRDIAMVFQNYALYPHMSVYDNMAFGLKLRKLPKADIDKKVKEAAKILDIEHLLERKPKALSGGQRQRVAMGRAIVREPKVFLMDEPLSNLDAKLRVQMRTEIAKLHQKLQTTIIYVTHDQTEAMTLASRIVVMKDGVIQQVDTPQKIYEHPANIFVAGFIGSPQMNFIDAKVVEKSGNIALVFDEDTIILPKDKAEELKSKGYVGKEVIMGIRPENITDNEEVIAANKEAVIKAKVEVTELMGAETYIYLAKGKANMTVRLNGSSKAKAGDEFVMALDTNKIHVFDKESELTVL; encoded by the coding sequence ATGGCAGGTTTATCACTAAAAAATATATACAAGGTATACTCAGGAAATGTAACAGCAGTTAAGGACTTTAATCTAGAAATAGAGGATAAAGAGTTTATAGTATTCGTAGGTCCATCAGGATGCGGTAAGTCCACAACTTTAAGAATGATTGCAGGACTTGAAGAAATATCACAAGGTGAATTAAAAATTGGTGAAAAGGTTGTAAATGATGTAGCACCAAAGGATAGAGACATTGCAATGGTATTCCAAAACTATGCACTATATCCACACATGAGCGTATATGATAATATGGCATTTGGACTTAAGCTTAGAAAGCTTCCAAAGGCAGACATAGACAAGAAGGTTAAAGAAGCAGCTAAGATACTTGATATTGAGCACTTATTAGAAAGAAAGCCAAAGGCTCTTTCTGGAGGTCAAAGACAAAGAGTTGCTATGGGTAGAGCTATAGTTAGAGAGCCAAAGGTATTCTTAATGGACGAACCATTATCAAACCTTGATGCTAAGCTAAGAGTTCAAATGAGAACTGAGATAGCTAAGCTTCACCAAAAGCTTCAAACAACAATTATTTATGTTACACACGATCAAACAGAAGCTATGACTCTAGCTTCAAGAATAGTAGTTATGAAGGATGGAGTTATTCAACAAGTTGATACTCCACAAAAGATATATGAGCACCCAGCTAATATTTTCGTTGCAGGATTTATAGGAAGTCCTCAAATGAACTTTATCGATGCAAAGGTAGTTGAAAAGAGTGGAAACATTGCTTTAGTATTTGATGAAGATACAATAATTCTTCCAAAGGATAAAGCTGAAGAGTTAAAGAGCAAAGGATATGTAGGCAAAGAAGTTATAATGGGTATAAGACCGGAAAATATAACTGACAATGAAGAAGTTATAGCTGCAAATAAAGAGGCAGTAATTAAGGCTAAGGTTGAAGTTACTGAGCTTATGGGAGCAGAAACTTATATCTATCTTGCAAAAGGAAAGGCTAACATGACTGTTAGATTAAATGGTTCTTCTAAAGCTAAGGCTGGAGATGAATTTGTTATGGCTCTTGACACAAATAAGATACATGTATTTGACAAGGAGTCAGAACTTACTGTATTATAA
- a CDS encoding PucR family transcriptional regulator yields the protein MYSFGSFLQDLSSSTGIRFNLFDEDGNLIYRYDALNDNDKRSQYPISLGNSKAILDIQKKYEPCVSLLKYSIENKYREIFSMREKSLIEILEGKDISLDTIAKNFPALSKGSTLFLVNVDGSRYEALSIIRELYSEQDIISLVYGDNIIVIGAFDEVEEHAESIKDSIVSDLYCKCYVSYGNEIHDVMKIGKAYEEAKECLLLGKKFDMKQETFSYNKMLFEKIVHNIDHRVKQELIDKFSNKFNMFDSELINTIEEFVNCGLNISDAARKLYVHRNTLIYRLDKIYKETGFDIRDFKEATVFIIAFLVWKESNR from the coding sequence ATGTATAGCTTTGGAAGTTTTCTTCAAGACTTAAGTTCTAGCACTGGTATAAGATTTAATCTATTTGATGAAGACGGAAACTTAATTTATCGATACGATGCTTTGAACGACAACGATAAGCGCAGTCAGTACCCTATTAGCTTAGGAAACAGTAAAGCAATACTTGATATACAAAAAAAATATGAACCTTGTGTATCACTATTAAAGTATTCTATAGAAAACAAATACAGAGAAATTTTTTCAATGAGGGAAAAATCCCTCATTGAAATTTTAGAAGGCAAGGATATATCTCTGGATACAATAGCTAAGAATTTCCCAGCATTAAGTAAGGGAAGCACGTTGTTTTTAGTAAATGTGGATGGCAGCAGGTATGAAGCTTTAAGTATTATAAGAGAGCTTTATTCAGAGCAGGATATTATAAGCTTAGTATATGGAGATAATATTATTGTTATTGGTGCCTTTGATGAAGTTGAGGAGCACGCAGAGAGTATAAAGGATTCTATAGTATCTGACTTATATTGCAAATGTTATGTAAGCTACGGAAACGAAATTCATGATGTAATGAAAATCGGTAAGGCATATGAAGAAGCAAAGGAATGCTTATTACTTGGAAAGAAATTCGATATGAAGCAAGAAACCTTTAGCTATAACAAGATGCTTTTTGAGAAGATAGTTCATAATATAGATCACAGAGTAAAGCAGGAGCTTATTGACAAGTTCAGTAATAAATTTAATATGTTCGACAGTGAACTTATAAATACAATAGAAGAATTTGTGAATTGCGGTTTAAACATAAGTGATGCTGCAAGAAAGCTCTATGTTCATAGAAATACTTTGATATATAGGCTAGATAAAATATATAAAGAGACAGGCTTCGATATAAGAGATTTTAAAGAAGCTACAGTGTTTATAATTGCTTTTCTTGTATGGAAAGAGAGTAATAGATAA
- a CDS encoding spore germination protein, translating into MDKMANMNFTNSLKQNIDLFKKILNNNDTIVYRQIENRKNTDFKFCVIFSDAMVDKDIVHEAIIEPLVSVTISENLNYSDTNDYILKSIITSHDAEKTKNLEKIMASIMYGDTVLLTENVSEAIIISTKGFKTRGISEPDTEITLKGPKESFNESLMVNVSLLSKRVKNPKLKFLFRELGIQTKTKICVSYMEGVASPKILKELMKRLDKFDQNQLLYSEEIEEYIKDCPLSIFKTINNSERPDVVTGKLLEGGFAILADGTPYALMLPFIFMEYFQSADDYCTNYVFATISRVIRFLAFFLGLSTPALYNAVTTFHQELIPTRLILSISAARQGVPFPTVVEALIMLTGFDMLREAGTRLPKPVGQTVSIVGALVLGEAAVNARLISAPMVIVSAVTGICSLMIPKLLTPFIVLRLLFLVASSFLGLYGYMYCIIGLFLYLASMRSFGIPYTLYTGAVKLHDIEDTSIRAPWWTMNNRPKLFTKNRFKKA; encoded by the coding sequence ATGGATAAAATGGCTAATATGAATTTTACTAATTCACTAAAACAAAATATTGATTTATTCAAAAAAATACTAAATAATAACGACACTATAGTTTATAGACAGATAGAAAATCGAAAGAACACAGATTTTAAATTTTGTGTTATTTTTTCGGATGCTATGGTAGATAAGGATATTGTCCATGAGGCTATTATTGAACCTCTAGTTAGTGTAACTATAAGTGAAAATTTAAATTATAGCGATACAAATGATTATATTTTAAAGAGTATAATAACATCTCATGATGCTGAGAAAACAAAGAATTTAGAAAAAATAATGGCTTCAATAATGTATGGAGATACTGTACTTTTAACTGAAAATGTAAGCGAAGCTATAATAATTAGTACAAAAGGCTTTAAAACACGGGGGATAAGCGAACCTGATACAGAAATCACTTTAAAGGGACCCAAAGAGTCATTTAATGAAAGTCTTATGGTTAATGTGTCCCTTTTAAGCAAGAGAGTGAAAAATCCCAAACTAAAGTTTCTTTTTAGAGAATTAGGAATTCAGACAAAAACAAAAATTTGTGTGTCTTATATGGAAGGAGTAGCATCACCAAAAATTTTAAAAGAGCTTATGAAAAGGCTTGATAAATTTGACCAAAACCAGCTGCTATATTCAGAAGAAATTGAAGAGTATATTAAGGATTGTCCTTTATCCATATTTAAAACTATAAATAATTCTGAAAGGCCGGATGTAGTAACAGGAAAGCTACTAGAGGGAGGCTTTGCAATTTTAGCAGATGGAACGCCCTATGCATTAATGCTGCCCTTTATATTTATGGAATATTTTCAATCAGCAGATGATTACTGTACAAATTATGTGTTTGCAACTATTAGCAGAGTTATAAGGTTTTTGGCCTTCTTTCTAGGACTATCCACACCAGCTCTGTATAATGCTGTAACTACTTTTCATCAAGAATTGATTCCGACTAGGCTAATACTTAGTATATCAGCTGCTAGACAAGGAGTCCCATTCCCCACAGTGGTTGAGGCATTAATAATGCTTACAGGTTTTGACATGCTGAGGGAGGCCGGAACGAGACTGCCTAAGCCAGTGGGGCAAACAGTAAGTATTGTAGGAGCACTAGTACTTGGGGAAGCAGCTGTTAACGCTAGGCTAATAAGTGCTCCTATGGTAATAGTTTCTGCAGTTACGGGCATATGCTCTTTAATGATACCAAAGCTGCTTACACCATTTATCGTTTTAAGATTATTATTCTTGGTTGCTTCATCTTTTTTGGGGTTATATGGATACATGTATTGTATAATAGGACTTTTTCTATATTTAGCTTCAATGAGGTCTTTTGGCATACCATATACTCTCTATACTGGGGCAGTTAAATTGCATGATATAGAGGATACATCAATTAGGGCTCCATGGTGGACTATGAATAATAGACCGAAGCTATTTACAAAAAATAGATTTAAAAAAGCATGA
- a CDS encoding LacI family DNA-binding transcriptional regulator produces the protein MKITIKEVAKMAGVSPSTVSRVISDSPRISDETKKEVREAMEKLKYHPNAIARSLVNKATNTVGIVMPQSVEKAILNPFFPQALSGISAAAHEQNYCILLSTGNTEEEQLESVRNIVMSGRVDGVIIMYSSVDNLVLEEVKRLGTPAIIIGKPLDSKETMYVDNDNVEAAFKVTERLINNGHKRIAFFGGYFKFIVSLDRLDGYTRALKENNIEFEKKYIVEIADLLKENAYERMKELLKLDNRPTAVVATDDVLAFGVMDAIKEAKLKIPEDIEIISFNNVPYDEFYSPSLTSVDIDAYSLGYESARLIIENMKGIADGDKVIVPTRIIDRESSR, from the coding sequence ATGAAAATCACAATAAAAGAAGTAGCAAAGATGGCAGGGGTTTCACCATCCACCGTATCAAGAGTTATATCAGACAGTCCTAGGATAAGTGATGAAACTAAAAAAGAAGTTAGGGAGGCAATGGAAAAGTTAAAATATCATCCTAATGCCATTGCAAGAAGCCTTGTAAATAAAGCTACTAATACTGTTGGTATAGTAATGCCTCAGTCAGTAGAAAAGGCAATTCTAAATCCATTCTTTCCACAGGCCTTGAGCGGTATTTCCGCAGCAGCCCATGAACAAAATTATTGTATTTTACTATCTACAGGTAACACTGAAGAAGAACAGCTTGAGTCAGTAAGAAATATCGTTATGAGCGGAAGGGTTGACGGCGTTATCATAATGTATTCTTCTGTGGACAACTTGGTGTTGGAAGAAGTAAAAAGACTTGGAACTCCAGCAATTATAATAGGAAAACCACTTGATTCCAAGGAGACCATGTATGTTGATAATGACAATGTAGAGGCTGCTTTTAAGGTAACTGAAAGACTTATAAATAATGGACATAAAAGGATAGCCTTCTTTGGTGGTTACTTCAAGTTTATAGTTTCATTGGATAGATTAGATGGATATACAAGGGCTCTTAAAGAAAATAACATAGAGTTTGAAAAAAAATATATTGTTGAAATAGCAGATCTTTTAAAGGAAAATGCCTATGAGAGGATGAAGGAACTATTAAAGCTTGATAACAGACCTACAGCAGTAGTTGCTACAGACGACGTGCTTGCTTTTGGTGTCATGGATGCAATTAAGGAAGCTAAGCTTAAAATACCAGAAGATATAGAAATAATAAGCTTTAATAATGTACCCTATGATGAGTTTTACAGTCCAAGTTTGACTTCTGTGGATATAGATGCCTACAGCCTTGGATATGAATCTGCAAGGTTAATTATTGAGAATATGAAGGGGATTGCAGACGGCGATAAGGTTATTGTACCGACAAGAATTATAGATAGAGAATCTTCAAGATAG
- a CDS encoding TIGR01212 family radical SAM protein (This family includes YhcC from E. coli K-12, an uncharacterized radical SAM protein.), with protein sequence MKWGDKRYNSLNYFLREKFGEKVFKISLDAGFSCPNRDGTISSGGCVFCSERGSGDFAGNRCFSITKQFEDIKEMMSKKWKSGKYIAYFQAYTNTYADINTLREKYEEAASQEGIVALAIATRPDCLSEEVLNLIEEFNDRVYTWVELGLQTVHDNTAKLINRGYSLDVFEEALENLNRREIDVVVHIIFGLPGETEEQMLETVKYISHKRIKGVKFHLLHLLENTPLEILYNKGMLKFLEQEQYIDLICRSITLLPPEVVIHRLTGDAPRNLLIGPLWSLKKWEVLNAIDKELNDRDLYQGLYFYTNSI encoded by the coding sequence ATGAAGTGGGGAGACAAAAGATATAACAGTTTAAATTATTTTTTAAGGGAAAAGTTTGGTGAGAAGGTATTTAAAATTTCATTAGATGCAGGCTTTTCTTGTCCTAATAGGGATGGTACTATAAGCAGCGGCGGATGTGTGTTTTGCAGTGAAAGAGGTTCTGGAGATTTTGCAGGCAATAGATGTTTTTCAATAACAAAGCAGTTTGAAGATATTAAAGAAATGATGAGTAAAAAGTGGAAGAGCGGAAAATATATAGCTTATTTTCAAGCTTACACAAACACTTATGCAGATATAAATACTTTAAGAGAAAAGTATGAGGAAGCCGCTTCACAGGAGGGAATTGTTGCTTTGGCAATTGCTACAAGACCTGACTGCCTAAGTGAAGAGGTGCTTAATTTAATTGAGGAGTTCAATGATAGAGTTTATACCTGGGTAGAACTTGGGCTTCAAACTGTACATGATAATACTGCAAAGCTAATAAATAGAGGATATTCTCTTGATGTGTTTGAGGAGGCTTTAGAGAACCTTAACAGAAGAGAAATTGATGTGGTAGTACACATAATCTTTGGATTGCCTGGTGAAACAGAAGAACAAATGCTTGAGACAGTAAAATATATCTCACATAAGAGGATAAAAGGAGTGAAGTTTCATCTTCTACATCTTTTGGAAAATACACCTCTAGAGATACTATATAATAAGGGAATGTTAAAGTTTTTAGAGCAGGAACAATATATAGATTTAATTTGCAGGAGTATAACCTTACTTCCTCCAGAAGTTGTAATACATAGACTTACAGGAGATGCGCCAAGAAATCTTCTTATTGGGCCTCTATGGAGTTTGAAAAAGTGGGAGGTATTAAATGCCATAGACAAGGAACTTAACGATAGAGATCTATATCAGGGTTTGTACTTTTATACAAATTCAATATAA